In the Silvanigrella aquatica genome, GATTATCTTTTTATTTGGAATCTAAAAATAATCCATTTTTTTATTCATTTAAAAAAATGGTTGATGAATTATTGGATTGTTTATCTACGTTACTTAAGTTAAATGCACATATAAAAGCCTGTATTGCATTGTGCTCAGAGGATGAGAGAGAGTATAGTTTATATAAGGACAAATTTTTAGATAGATGTCTTATCTTGAAGAAAGATAAAAATTATGAATGGACATCTTATGAGGCAATAGCAAAAAGTAAAATTACAATAAGTATTAATTCAACAATGCTAGAAGAAGCTTTGGATCTGAATTCAATACCGCTAGGATACAATTCAAGTGGAGATCCTTTACTTAATGCTTCTTTACCAGATTTGTATCTTGCAAACAGTAAAGAACAATTCACAGAAAAAATACATCATAACTTATTAGTTAGTTCAAATTTAGATTCGCTGGATATTTCTGATTTAAAAACTTCTAATACAATTCCTGCATATAAAGTCATACAAAATGCGGTGAAATTTGGAATAGGAGATTCTCCTCAGTTATTTGAAGAATATTTAGATCAATTTTCTTATTGCCAGAAGTAAATAAAAAGTTGTTTCCATATTCTTTTGCCATGAAACTTTACAAATTAACACTGCTTTTCTCTAAACTGTTTCCATTTTCTAAAAACACTCTGGTTTAGACTACTTGCTTCTGGGTTTTTTTGAAAAAAATTATATATGCCATTAAAAGACAAATCTTGAGTAATTAATTGGTATTCAATAATTTTTTCAATTAATAAAGTGTCTTTTATTTCATCAACTTCAAGATGATGATTTGGTAAATAATATTTACCATTTGCCCTGCTATTATATATTTTGAATATATCAGGGTGTTTACGGATGAATAAAGTAGCATGTTCAAGTTCTTCAGATGAGCTAACTAACTGATAAGATTTTTCTAAAGTTTCAAATTTAAATACTTCTACTTCCATTCCGGGAGGAAAAGTAGTTTCAAGAGTGTTACTTACGAAATCGAAATCTTGCATTAAAAATGTTAATATCATGTAATCAATAATTTCGGGACAAATTAAGGGGCCATCGCCGTATATATTAACTCCGATAGTTGCTTTAGATTGTGCTAGTGCTTCTTTAATACGCTCTAAAACGTGTTCTTTTGAACCTCTGTAGCAACTAACTCCGTATTTATTGCAGAATACTTCAATGGGATTGTCTACTGTTTCATGACTAGTTGCTACAATAATATCATCAATATAATATGTGGATTTAACACGATCTAAAAGATGCTCTAGTAAAGGTTTACCATGGATATTAAACAGAGTTTTACCAGGTAAACGAACTGAATCCATACGTACTGCAATTACAGCCACAATTCTTTGATTCATTATTTTAATTAAACCTATTTTGAACGATTAGAAAAATGATTTAAAAAATATTTATTTTCTGGATTTAAGGTAACAATGTATTTTTAATTTAAATCCAGAGCTGAAATCATGTGATCATCATGAATGTCGCGAACAGCCATTTTTCCTATCAAATCATTTATATTATTAGGAGGTAAACCTGTTCCTGGTCTTTTACAGATCAAGTCTTCCATTTGGATAATTTTTCCTTTAGGAATAAAATGAGCAGACACTATACTTCGACGCGCAAATTTTCTTGCTTCTTTTTCTTCATCTGCAACATTTTTAGAATTATTACCTAGCAGGGAAGAAATAAATTCAATATTATTTTTAAATATTTTAAGGTCATTAACATCCATGGAATGATAATGATCATTGCCAGGTAAGGTTTTGTCATGAGTAAAATGTTTTTCAATTATCAAAGAGCCGAGAAGCCACGCGGATGTTATGACCAACATTTGATTATCTGGTTTGGTATGGTCAGAATAGCCAACAACATGCTTTGGAAATACTTTTTTTAGATATGGAATAACGTTAAGATTGGCTGCTTCAAAGTTACAAGGGTAACTTAATACGCAATGAAGAATCGCAACGCTTTTTGCGCCATTTTCTTCAAGGATATTTAGAGCGTATTCAATTTCAGGAAGATTAGAGGCACCAGTAGATAAAATAATAGGTTTGTTTTTTGAAGCTATTTTTTGTAACAAAGGAACATTAGTAATGTCGGCCGAGGCAATTTTAAAAACAGGGACATAAGGATCAATCCAGTCAACGGCTTCTAGATCAAATGGTGTTGACATAAAGTCAATTCCAATTTCACGGCAATAATTAGCGATTTCTATATATTGCTCTTCACCAAAAGAGTCATATTTTTTAAAAAGATCAAACTGATTTGAAATGGTTTCTTCGGCTGTATTCCAATAGGAAGGGCTATTTTTACATGCTAATTTTTCAGCTTTATAAGTTTGAAATTTTATCGCATTTGCTCCTCCATCTTTGGCTAAACGAACTTGTTTCTTAGCTATATCCATATTGCACTCGTGATTTACACCAACTTCAGCAATCAAATATGGATTTTTACTTTTTGAACTATCCCAATTTCCTATTTTCATTTTTATATTCCTATTTTCTCAATTCAATTAAGGCTAATTGTACACGTTTGATCATTTCATCAAAATCGTCATGACTCATCCACTCATGAAATGGAAAAGAAATCATATTATCAAAAAATTTATCTGTATTTGGACAACTAGCTTCAGACATATTACTCTTTTGAAAAATTGGGTAACGATATAGAGGATAGTATTGAACAACTGTTTTTAATTTATAAGTATTAAATAATGAACTAATCAAATCATCTCTAGACTTTCCATAAATTTCACTGTCATAATAAGCGGTCATTAAATGCCAAGCATGCTTGCTTTGAGGCTGAATTTTTTGAAATATTAATTCTGGAAAATTTTTAAAAGATTCCAGAAATTTATTTGCGCGTTGTGTACGTTTCTCAATAATTTGATCATTACGCTTTAATAAAGCACTTCCTAGAGCGGATGGAACTTCTGCCATACAAAAATTATAAGGCCAAATACCTTGTAAATCAAAATCAACATTCGACATGGCAGGTTTCCAATAATATTCTTGATTTTCAAATGGACGTAATCCATTATGCCGTAATCCTGGAACCATTTTAGCTAAATTCGGATCTTTAACCCAAAGCATTCCGCCTTCACCTAAAGTTGAAATATTTTTGTGTGTATGAAAGCTAAAACAAGAAAAGTCACCAAATGTTCCTAGTTTTTGATGATTTAATTCTCCTCCTAATGCTTGAGCTGCATCCTCAATTAAAATTATGTCATGATTGCTACAAAGCTCTTGCAGTTCTTGCATAGGCGCTGCATTGCCATAAAGATGAACAGCCATTAACGCTTTGGTTTTTGGAGTAATAAGTTTTCTTATATTTTCAATATCGATTACGCGAGTGTGAAAATCAATATCCGCCCATTTAATCACACATCCCAAACGAGCAAAAGATATTGCTGAAGCAACAAATGTATGAGCAGGAATAATAACTTCATCGCCTTTTTCAAACTGACAAAGTATTGCAGCTAATTCTATAGCGGCGGTTGCGCTTGAAACTGCATAGGCGTGCCCGTTTTGTCCTAGGTAATTTTCAAAATCTTTTTCAAATTGTTTTTGGTATTGTCCTTGAGTTAAAGGATCGGCTAATGTTGCTACTTCAGTAATTAATTTTAGCTCTTCACTGGTATATTGTTGGCCTCTGCCACTCCAATTAATAATTTTTTCCATTTTTGTAAGCTTCCGAGTGTTTTTTGTTAATTTTAAGATCAAATTCTGCTTTTTTTTCAAGATCTTTCGTCATATTTTTTTCGTGCAAACGATAACGATACAAAGGCAATGGAATTCGTGTAATACCATATTTCTTAGAAAAACGCTCTTTTAGATCAACTTCCTCATTAATTAAAAAACTTTCATCATACAAACCAATTTCTATTAATTGTTCAATACGAAACATGATTCCACAGCCAATTGGATCTTTTTCTGAATTACATCTTCTAATAACATCTTCCTTATCATCAATTAAATAATAATCACAGCAGACAGCGTCAAATTCATGATTCATTTCTAAAAATAAGCTTAAAATAAAAAGATAATCTTTATTGACAAAATCATCCGAATCTAAGCGAACAATATATTTTCCTTGAGCGTTACGAATTCCTTCATTTAGAGCTGATGGCAATCCCAAATTCTGTGAGAGATTTATTATTTTTATTTCTTCTTTAAATAAATTTAAGACAAAACTCGTTTTGTCGGTGCTGTGGTCATTAACAACTATTATTTCGTATTGATCATGATGTAGAGTCTGCTTAAGTATAGATCTTAAACAACGAGCTATGTAGAGCTCGCCATTATACACAGGAATTATAACGGAAACTGCTAAATTATTTTTCATGGATCACATCATTTTAAAGAGATTAACAACTTTGTCTAGTGTTAAGATATTTTCAAAATCCTCTCCTAAAGCATTTATAAGAGGCTTTTGATGACAAATAGATGATTGGTATAATTTTAAATACTCTTCATTTGAAAGATTTTTTGTAATCCCCGTAGGTAGGGTATAATTATTTTTTTCTTTATAAGACATAAAGAGATTATACTCCTTTGGATAGTATTCTTCCATAGCTTGCATCACAATACAGTTGGCAACACTATGAGGTGTTCCAAAAACTGTACTAAGACCTGCCGATAATGGATGAATGATTCCTACATAACTATTCGCTATAGCACTACCACCCAAAAACGATGCTAACATAGCTTTTTCTAGATTGACATCGCTCATAGGATCATCAGAGGAAAAAATGTCATCAATTAATTTTAATGCTTGCTGTGCATAAGCGTCTGAGAAAGGACTTCTAAAAAAACCATTAAGTAATTCCATGCAATGAAAAAATGCGTCCATCACCGTGTAGAAAAATAAATTTTTAGGAATGGATTTTAATAAATTTGAGTCACAAATAACTTCCTTAAAAACACTGTACTGAGAGTTCATGCCAAGTTTTAAATTTTTAACTTTATTTAGCAAAACGCATGTTTTAGAGCTTTCAGCGCCTGTCCCTGGCAGAGTTGGAATTCCAACTGTATATAGGGAAGGATTATTGAGTAAATCCCAGCCTTGGTATAAAGCCGCCGAACCAGGATTCGTGTAAAGGTTTGCAAGAGCTTTTGCGATGTCAAGAGACGATCCTCCTCCTATGCCTACCACGCATTCTAAATTAATTATGTTGCGTACTTGTAAGGATAGTTCGTCAACATAATCAACAGATGGTTCTGTTGAGGTATCCACACTTATGAGACTGAAATTATTATTTTTCAAAATATTTAAAGAGGCATGATTAATAAGATTTTTATCTATAATAATTAGATTATTTTTAAAATTATCTAAAATACTGCTCAATTCTGAAAGTGAGTTTTTACCAAAATGAACCTTAGGAACATGATATATTGTTGACATTAAAATCTCCGCTTTAGAAAACCACTTAGAAATTTAACCACAATACTTCAACTTCGCTTAAAGGTGAAGCTAATGTGATCCTAAAAGCTGGACTATTTCATGGATAATGATATATCATGTTAAGACTGGGTAAGCAAGATTGAAGTTTTTAGCAATGATAAATTATTTTTTAAAGTAACTTTATTAAAAATTTTGTCCTTTTAAACTAGGAATAATAGCAAAATGCTTTTAGTTACAACTCCTATTGAAAAATTTTGGGATGCTAAGAAAGATATTTTATTTTTAGGTGAATATTGTAAACACTACAGTCGAAAAGAATATTGGCAGACTTTAAATTTTAGCACTTTCCATACTATTTGGAGTGATTCAAGTAAAAAGAAAATTTATGCAAATTATTTAAATTCCATTCAAGAAAAAACTATTGAATATCTCGTTGAAAAATTAAATGAAGTTCATGGAACAAAATTTTCTAAGAGATACTGGAGAATTTTATTAACCCCTTTTTTAATGCACTATATTCCAAATTTTTTTGACAAATATATTCATATTCTTGAAGTAAAAAAAATGTTTCCCCATAATCTTTCAACAATAATACTTAGTGAAGAGTCATTTTTTGATATTAATCTTGCTGAAGAATTCATTTCAGAAATGGTTAAAGATGAATGGAATTTACAAATAACATCACAAATTATTCAAAAAATTGGTGATATAAAGATATGTGATATTAAAAAATTAGAAAGAAAAGATCAGAAAATAGGGTTAATGTATGAATTGAAGTGTTTTTTAAAGAATATTATTACATTTCTATTAATGTTTATTTTAAGAAAATCTTCTATTAGAAATTTTTGTCAGCAATTGCCATTAATACAATCTTTTTCCTTATATTTTTTTTCTTTTTTTGAATTTGTACCTTGTAAAAAAATTAAAATAAAAAAAAATAAATATTTGAAAAACAATATGGAAATGCGAAGTATTTTTTCTTCTTATAAAGATGTAAATGACGATAAATTTTGCGATATTTTAATGCAAAGTTTTGAAAAAAATTTTCCATTGCAATTTATTGAAGGATTTGAATATTATTTTAAAAAAGCAAAATTTTTATACGGAAGCAAATGTCCTAAAGTAATAATTCAGGATACATCAATTTATTCAGATTCACTTTTTGCAATGTGGTTTGCATATTGTATTGAAAAAGGTACAAAATCAATTGGATTTCAGCATGGTGGTGGATATGGCGATCGTTTGTATAATCCAAGCCAAAATTTTGAATTAAAGGTTAATGATTATTACATTTCTTGGGGCTGGAAAAAAGAGGGTTACAATATTCTTCCACTTCCTAGCCCTATCATATACATTCCTCAAAAAAAATTAATTGAAGTAAACAATAATAAAGATATTATGTTAGTTGGAACTGTTATTCCTCAACATTTTATACGTTATGATTGCCAACCTATAGATTTGCAATTTTTAGAATATTTAAATTGGGAATTACGTTTTTATCAATCAATTTCTAAAGAAATATCTAGTAATTTTTATATTAGAACTTACCCTGTAGATTATAATTGGAACATAAAAAAAAGACTTTTAAATAATTCAGTAAGAGTAAATTCAAAGAAAAATTTTCAAGAAGCGTTACTTAATTGTAAAATTTTTGTAAGCGATAATTTAAATACTACATTTCTTTATTCTTTAGCTATTAATAAACCAACCATATTATTTTGGGATCAAAATTTGTGGGAAAGCACAAGTGAGGCTTTGCATTATTATTCTATTCTTGAGAAGGCGGGTATTTTTCATAGAAACCCTGAATCAGCCGCGTTAAAAATTAATGAGATATATTATTCAGTTGATTTGTGGTGGAAGTCTGAAGAAATACAAAAAGCAAGATTATTATTTGTTGAAAATTATGCTAAGACATCAGACTGTTGGGAGAGAGTCTGGGTAAAAGAAATCAAAAATTTAATTAGATATTAAGTATTAATTCGAATTATTATTAAGGGAAGTTTTTATGAAAGTATCATTAGGCAGTTGGTTAACGGTATTACATCCAACCATCGTTGATTTGATGACAGATCAAAAACTAGATTGGTTTTGTGTTGATATAGAGCATTCCCCTACTTCTTATTTAGACTTACAAAATTCAATTTCAACAATTCAATTAAAAGGAAAAAAAGCTTTTGCGAGAGTAGCACAAAATACGCATTATCATTTGAAGTTTCCTTTAGACGCTGGCGTCGATGGTGTCATTATTCCAATGGTAAATTCTGCTGAAGAAGCAAGACAAGCTGTTTCTAATTGTTATTATCCTCCTAAAGGAAATAGAGGTGTTGGTTTAGCAAGAGCACAAAAATATGGATTTGCTTTTCAGGAGCATTTGCAGTCAAATCTTAAAGATTTGACTGCCATTGTTCAAATTGAACATTTTAAAGCAGTTGAGCAAATTGATTCTATTTTAGATATTGATGGAGTTGCAGGGGTTTTTATTGGCCCTTATGACTTGAGTGGTTCTATGGGAATTCCAGGACAATTTGATCATCCTAAAATGAAAGAAGCAATTCAAAGGATATCAAATGCAACAATAGCAAGAAATAAAATTCTTGGTGTGCATATTATTTCTCCAAAGTTTGAACAAGTAGAAGAGTTTGCTCAAATGGGATACAATTTTATTGCTTTTAGTATTGATACTCTTTTTTTGGGAACAGCAATACGTGAGGAACTTTCAAAAATAGGACGTTAATTCGTTACCATGATTAAGGATGTTATGTTACATTTACTCCTCTAAATATCTTAAATTTAAATATATTTTTTAACAGGGGAATTTAATGGAATATGAAAAAATAAGTTGTGATTTTTGTGGTAGCCCTGAAAACTCTGTAGTTGCTAGTCAGACAGATCTTTTATATAAAACGACGAAAGATACTTTTAATGTTGTTAAGTGTAAAGACTGTAATTTGCACTTTACAAATCCGAGGCCTGACGCAAATACAATTGGTAATTTTTATGTCCAAGATTATTCTTTTCATAGTTCAAGAAATTATATAAAATATTTATTTGATAAAGTTCTTGGTTTGATAGCGAATTCTTTTTTCGTTTTATTTTTTAATCCTTTTTCTTTTTTTAATCCATATCTGATCCAAAGAATGAAACCAAAAATTCCAGACCCAGTTTTAACTAGAATTAAAATTTTAAAAAACACAAAGAGACAAAAAATTCTAGATATTGGCTGTGGTAGCGGAACTAATTCACATTTTTTTGGAGCAAAAGGGAGTTTAAACTATTATAAAAAATTTGCCGATGTAATGGGCTGCGAATTTTCTGAAAATGCTCGTAATAATTTAAGTGAATTAGGAATTTTTTGTTATCCTTTCATTGATAAAATTCCTAGTAGTGAAAATTATTTTGACATTATTCGTATGAACTGGTCTTTAGAACACGTTGACAAGCCTAGTCATTATTTTAAATTTATAAAAGAACATTTGGCAAAAGATGGGATTGCCGTTATTTGTATTCCAAATAATGAAGGTCATGTTTATCAAAATTATCCAAATTGTTTAGAGCTTCCCATACATTTTTATCATTTTAATATAAGTGATATTTTTAAGTATGCAGAAAAATATGGGCTTAAAATAAAAAATGTAAATACCTTTTCATATCCGGGATTATATTATTTTTCTAGTAAATTTTACCCAAGTTTAAGTCATTATAAAAATATGTCGATTTTTGATGCTTGGAAGATGAATAAATTATTAAACAAATCATATACTGAAAATGGGAATGATATGATTGTAATTTTGGGTCTATAATATTTTATTAAATTTTTAAAATAAACTCCTTCGGTATTGCATTCGTATAATCGAGTGCATGTTGATGAGTGGACTAAAATGATCTACAATACAATTGTCTTTCGAAATGATTCTCTTTTACTAAAAATACCTATTTGTGAAGAACTATAAAAGTTAGGATTTTTTTTACTATGCACATTTGTATTATTCCTGCTCGCATGGGCAGTTCACGATTTCCAAATAAACCTTTAGCTCCCATTTTAGGAATACCCATGTTAGGTCATGTGGCATTAAGGTGTAAATTAGAACCCTTATTCGATCTTGTTGCTGTAGCGACTTGTGATCAAGAGATCTTTGAGTATTGCGCAAGTATTGGTGTGAAAGCAGTAATGACTTCCAATAGGCACGAAAGAGCTTCGGATCGCATACAAGAAGCACTTATTTTTTTAGAAAAAAAGCTAACTGAAAAAGTAACATCAGTAACTATGGTTCAGGGAGATGAGCCCATGGTTACTCCAAGCATGTTAAAAACAGCTCTTTCTGCATTATACTCAAGTAAATCAAATATTGTAAATTTATGCTCTGAAATTGAAACAATTGAAGAATTTTGTTCGCCAAATTGTGTAAAAGTGGTTTTAGACAAGAATCAATATGCTCTTTATTTTAGTAGAGAAGCAGTACCAAGTATTTCTAAGTTTAAGGGAAAAATTAAACCTCTAAAACAAGTTTGTATTATTCCTTTTCAAAGAAATTTTCTAATTGAATATAGTAATCTTCCACCCACTCCTTTAGAGGAAATCGAATCAATAGATATGTTAAGAGTACTAGAGCATGGAATGAATATTTATTGTGAAATAATCAATGAAAAGTCGTGGCCAGTCGATGTTCCTGAAGACATCATTCGAGTTGAAAAAGCGTTGAGTACTTGTCCCTTGCTTTCTAGGTATATAAAATGAATAATAATGTCATAGCAGTTACATCACCCTCTTTTTCACAATCCTCTGTTCTTGTGAATGAATTAACTTCATTAGGATGTAGGGTGGTTTTAAATTCTTCTGGTATTCGTTTTAATGAAACAAATTTAATTGAATTTATTAATTCTTGTAAAGCAAATGCAATTATAGTTGGCTTAGAAAAAATAAGTGAAACTGTTTTGACAACTTGTAGAAGTGTAAATTTTATTAGTAAATTTGGAGTTGGACTTGATAATTTAGACTTAAGTGCTTGTGAAAAAAATGGGATTAAAATTGGTTGGACTTCAGGATTAAATAATAGATCTGTTACTGAACTTGTTCTTGCTTTTTCTTTGGGGCATTTAAGAAATTCAACTAAGGCTATTTATCAAATGTCTAAAGGAATTTGGAATAAAAATGGGGGAAAGGAACTTTCAAATTGTACATTTGGAATTGTAGGAATGGGAAATATTGGCACGGATCTTGCTAAAGTTTTAAGTGCGTTTGGTTGTCATATTTTATTTTATGATATTTTAGATAAATCCACGAATGAGGATGTTACTAAATTAGGATTGAAGCAGGTATCATACCAAATTTTATTAAAAAACTCTGATGTTATTTCTTTTCACGTTCCTTTAACTAAGGAAAGTCAATATATGTTTTCTACGAAACAAATAGAATTGGTAAAGCCAGATTGTTTTATAATTAATACATCTAGAGGTGCTGTGATTGATTTTGAAAAAGTTTGTTCAGCAGTTCTAAATAATAAAATAAGTGGATTCGCTTCAGATGTATTTATAGAAGAGCCTTATGACGTTAGTTCTTGGTCTGAAGTTCCAAATTTATATTTTACTCCACATATAGGTGGAAATTCAAAAGAAGCTGTACTAAATATGGGGCGTTCCGCTATTAATCATATTGCAAATTATTTTGGTGTAAAACACAATGAAAAATGAAAATTCTGAAATTAAAATTATTGTATTTGGTGGATCGGGATTTTTGGGGAGTCACGTTAGTGAAGAATTAGTTGCACGCGGCTATAAAGTTACAATATTTGATTTAAACAGTTCAAAAATATTTTATAAAAATCAAGTTGAATTTATCAAATCAGATATACTTGATAAAAAATCCGTTATTGACGCATGTGAACTTCATGACATCGTATATAATTTTGCTGGCCTAGCTGATATAAATGTCGCAAAAGATAATCCAGAATTAACTGCGCAATTAAATATAATGGGAAATTTAAATATTTTAGAAGCTTGTCGAATTCATCAGATTAAAAGATTTATTTTAGCAAGTAGTATTTATGTTTATAGTGAATCTGGATCATTTTATAGAATAAGTAAGCAAACGAGTGAGAAATTTACAGAATTATATTCTGAAAAATATGGAATTTCTTTTACTATACTTAGATATGGTTCACTTTATGGTCGAAGAGCGGATTTTAGAAATGGTTTGTATCGTCTCATTCATCAAGCCATAACAACTGGGAAGATAACTTATTCAGGTACGGGTGAAGAGTTAAGAGAATACATACATGTTTCAGATGCGTCTGTAGCGAGTGTCAATATTTTAAGCCCAGAGTTTAGAAATCAACACGTTGTGATTACAGGACATCAATCCTATAAAGTTTCTGACATTATGAAAATGATCTCTGAAATTTTAAGGTACAAGTTAAATATAACTCTCGACTTTGCAAATGAAGATATAGATTCACACTACAATATAACTCCTTATGCATATAAACCTCGAATTGGAAAAAAATTAGTAGTAAATCCTTTTGTTGATATAGGACAAGGAATTCTTGACTGTATAGATGAAATATCAATTGAAAAAGGTTTTTTAAATGAATCGAGTCAATGAAGAAAACTTTTTTTTTCCATCTTTAAAATGGAAATACGTTTCGTATTTTTGGGGACCATCAGCGCCTGCTTACGGTGGTGGTAAAAAAGTAGAGATAAAAAAAGAGAGAGATATTTGCTGCGGTGACTCAAGCAATAGTCTTACTTTTACAGCAGGTAATCACATAGGCACGCATTTTGACTTCCCTCTACACTTTGATAAAAATGGGAAAAATGTTTTAGATTATGAAGCTTCTTTTTTTATTCATTATAAGATTTCTGTAATTAAATTAGATATAAATTCAGGAAATTTAATTAGTGTATCGGATATTAGTAAAAAAGAAGAAGAAATTGATAAAGAGACAACATTATTATTAATAGATACCGGTAGCTCATTAAATAGAGATGAAGAAAAATATTGGAAAAATGGAATTGGTGTAAACTTAGATGTAGCTAATTATCTTAGGGAAAAATATTCTAACTTAACAACGATTGGGCTTGATACAATTTCATTATCTGCTTTTCAAAATAGAGATATCGGACGTTTAGTTCATAAAGAATTTTTGTGTCACGATAAACCAATTTTAATTATAGAAGATCTTAATTTAAATGCGATTAATAACATAAAACCCAAAGTTGTCATTGCTTTGCCATTGAGAATTGAAAATGCAGATGGTGCTCCCGCTACTATAATTGTGGGGTACTAAATGTATAGACATATTTTTTTAGATTTTGATGGAGTTATTGTTGATTCAACTAAATTAAAACATGATACCTTTATTTCACTAGTAGAAGATGAAAAAAAAGGAATGGACTCTATTCTTGATAATTTATTAAAAAATAAACTAATTGGTGCTGAAAGAAATATTATTTGCAAATGGATTATAGAAAATACTGATTCTGATAAATCAATAGAAAAATTAACTTATAAATTTGCAAAAAAGATAGATAGAAAAATATTAGAATTAAATTTAACCGAAGGTTTTAAAGAATTTATTAATAGCATTAAAAATAAAAATTATACAAATTTATCAATAATTTCTAATGCCCCAATGAATGATATAATCTCTTATCTAAATTTTTTTTCAATATCTAATGAGTTTACTTATATTGTTGGATTTGAAGAAGGGATCTCAAAAGCAGATCGAATTTTTAGAATCATGAATAAAATAATTTTATCTTCTGATGAATGCCTTTTTATAGGAGATACTCCTTCCGATTTTTTAGCGGCTAAAAAATGTAATATTTCATTTATTAGAATCGAAAGTTTTTTAGGAAATAATTGTTTGTGGGATGAAAAAATTTTAACTTGTAAAAATTTTTTCGAAATAATTAATCTAATAGAAAGAAGAAAAATAAACTTATGATGAAACAAATTTTTAGAAAATGTATTCAGGAAACATCTAAGTCATTTTTTTCAAAAGCTTCTACTGTAACAACAACGTTTTTAGAGTCAGCCTTATCACGTTACGATATTTCTTTAGGTGATAAAAAATTAAGTTTCTATTGCCCTAATAGATTAACTCTTTGGAGAGCACAAACCCTTTTTTCAAAGGAACCAGATACAATTGAATGGATT is a window encoding:
- a CDS encoding LIC12162 family transferase, whose product is MLLVTTPIEKFWDAKKDILFLGEYCKHYSRKEYWQTLNFSTFHTIWSDSSKKKIYANYLNSIQEKTIEYLVEKLNEVHGTKFSKRYWRILLTPFLMHYIPNFFDKYIHILEVKKMFPHNLSTIILSEESFFDINLAEEFISEMVKDEWNLQITSQIIQKIGDIKICDIKKLERKDQKIGLMYELKCFLKNIITFLLMFILRKSSIRNFCQQLPLIQSFSLYFFSFFEFVPCKKIKIKKNKYLKNNMEMRSIFSSYKDVNDDKFCDILMQSFEKNFPLQFIEGFEYYFKKAKFLYGSKCPKVIIQDTSIYSDSLFAMWFAYCIEKGTKSIGFQHGGGYGDRLYNPSQNFELKVNDYYISWGWKKEGYNILPLPSPIIYIPQKKLIEVNNNKDIMLVGTVIPQHFIRYDCQPIDLQFLEYLNWELRFYQSISKEISSNFYIRTYPVDYNWNIKKRLLNNSVRVNSKKNFQEALLNCKIFVSDNLNTTFLYSLAINKPTILFWDQNLWESTSEALHYYSILEKAGIFHRNPESAALKINEIYYSVDLWWKSEEIQKARLLFVENYAKTSDCWERVWVKEIKNLIRY
- a CDS encoding iron-containing alcohol dehydrogenase family protein, which translates into the protein MSTIYHVPKVHFGKNSLSELSSILDNFKNNLIIIDKNLINHASLNILKNNNFSLISVDTSTEPSVDYVDELSLQVRNIINLECVVGIGGGSSLDIAKALANLYTNPGSAALYQGWDLLNNPSLYTVGIPTLPGTGAESSKTCVLLNKVKNLKLGMNSQYSVFKEVICDSNLLKSIPKNLFFYTVMDAFFHCMELLNGFFRSPFSDAYAQQALKLIDDIFSSDDPMSDVNLEKAMLASFLGGSAIANSYVGIIHPLSAGLSTVFGTPHSVANCIVMQAMEEYYPKEYNLFMSYKEKNNYTLPTGITKNLSNEEYLKLYQSSICHQKPLINALGEDFENILTLDKVVNLFKMM
- a CDS encoding N-acetylneuraminate synthase family protein encodes the protein MKIGNWDSSKSKNPYLIAEVGVNHECNMDIAKKQVRLAKDGGANAIKFQTYKAEKLACKNSPSYWNTAEETISNQFDLFKKYDSFGEEQYIEIANYCREIGIDFMSTPFDLEAVDWIDPYVPVFKIASADITNVPLLQKIASKNKPIILSTGASNLPEIEYALNILEENGAKSVAILHCVLSYPCNFEAANLNVIPYLKKVFPKHVVGYSDHTKPDNQMLVITSAWLLGSLIIEKHFTHDKTLPGNDHYHSMDVNDLKIFKNNIEFISSLLGNNSKNVADEEKEARKFARRSIVSAHFIPKGKIIQMEDLICKRPGTGLPPNNINDLIGKMAVRDIHDDHMISALDLN
- a CDS encoding cytidylyltransferase domain-containing protein, whose protein sequence is MNQRIVAVIAVRMDSVRLPGKTLFNIHGKPLLEHLLDRVKSTYYIDDIIVATSHETVDNPIEVFCNKYGVSCYRGSKEHVLERIKEALAQSKATIGVNIYGDGPLICPEIIDYMILTFLMQDFDFVSNTLETTFPPGMEVEVFKFETLEKSYQLVSSSEELEHATLFIRKHPDIFKIYNSRANGKYYLPNHHLEVDEIKDTLLIEKIIEYQLITQDLSFNGIYNFFQKNPEASSLNQSVFRKWKQFREKQC
- a CDS encoding glycosyltransferase family 2 protein, whose amino-acid sequence is MKNNLAVSVIIPVYNGELYIARCLRSILKQTLHHDQYEIIVVNDHSTDKTSFVLNLFKEEIKIINLSQNLGLPSALNEGIRNAQGKYIVRLDSDDFVNKDYLFILSLFLEMNHEFDAVCCDYYLIDDKEDVIRRCNSEKDPIGCGIMFRIEQLIEIGLYDESFLINEEVDLKERFSKKYGITRIPLPLYRYRLHEKNMTKDLEKKAEFDLKINKKHSEAYKNGKNY
- a CDS encoding DegT/DnrJ/EryC1/StrS family aminotransferase, producing MEKIINWSGRGQQYTSEELKLITEVATLADPLTQGQYQKQFEKDFENYLGQNGHAYAVSSATAAIELAAILCQFEKGDEVIIPAHTFVASAISFARLGCVIKWADIDFHTRVIDIENIRKLITPKTKALMAVHLYGNAAPMQELQELCSNHDIILIEDAAQALGGELNHQKLGTFGDFSCFSFHTHKNISTLGEGGMLWVKDPNLAKMVPGLRHNGLRPFENQEYYWKPAMSNVDFDLQGIWPYNFCMAEVPSALGSALLKRNDQIIEKRTQRANKFLESFKNFPELIFQKIQPQSKHAWHLMTAYYDSEIYGKSRDDLISSLFNTYKLKTVVQYYPLYRYPIFQKSNMSEASCPNTDKFFDNMISFPFHEWMSHDDFDEMIKRVQLALIELRK